A window of Gossypium hirsutum isolate 1008001.06 chromosome D13, Gossypium_hirsutum_v2.1, whole genome shotgun sequence genomic DNA:
attgtttcttttttttttgataaaatgattgggaactttaataataaaacaaaaaacaaacaaagCCCAACATTTTAAGGCCCAGTGTCAAGCAAAACGAATAAAACAATCAACAACACTAAGAGCTtcctaaaaaattaaagaaaacagaacaataaatgaaaaagtaaacAAAATCAGACCCAATCAAATCTTGAGACGGCTGGCATCCATTTCTTTCGTGTAGTCAAATCTTTCTCCAGCCTTCTGACGATAGCACTTCCCCAAGAAAGATAATATCTTTTGATATCTGTTTTGAATCCATCCCTTCCATTCTCTCATTCAGTCcgattttcttggttttctcCTTCTTCAGTCAAAACACATACCAATCCAGATCTGCTCCCATCAGGTAAATACTCTCATCTCTATCAAGGGCTCTTCTAGCCAACTTATGCGCGTTCAAAATTTTTGATCTATAAATATGTTGAAAAATAAGATCTTGAAAGCATGATTTCTTGCTGTGAATATCGCTAATAATTGCCCCAATCACTGATTTATCTATTGAATTTTTCCGACATTTGTTGATGACTGTCTTGGAGTCTCCCGTGATTTTTATTGATGGCATTCGAAGAGCGATTCCTAATTTCATACTTTCCAAACAAGCGTACGCCTCTGCTGCAAACGTGGAGGAAACCTTCTTATGTATCACCGTCTTTAGCACCAACAAATCTCCATTTGGTCCCACCCTACCAGCCATGTTGCTGACTTGAAGCTTCACTTGTCAAAAGCTGCATCAAACTGGATCGCTGCTTTTGGTAAGTCCTCTTGAACTCCATACTTCCTGACCATAGTTTTCTGTTTCTTCAAATCTCTGACTCCCTCAATCTCTGCCATTTGTCTTTGGATGCTTTGCGCTATAACTCGACCTGTACTGTTTTTCCTTTCATAAATAAACTGGTTTCTAGAGACCCAGACCTCCCATAAAAGCATAACAAAACAGTCGACATTGAGCATCGTTTCCTTTCTGGAAAACCCAGGTCAGCCACTCCCAATAACTCTGACTTGTATTGTCCATGACCCAGAACAGATCTAACGATGTCCAAATCTCTTTTATAATAGGACAGTCTTGGAACACATGGATACTTTCTTCAGGCTAGGATCGACATTGGGGGCATTCCTCATTAGCAATAACTTTTCTGCATCTGAGATTAACAAAATTAGGGATATAATCCCAAGATATTCTCCAAATAGTCATTGTAATTTTTGGGGAAGCTGTAATCCCCATAATTTCCTGTAAAAGTTCTTAGATTCGGTCTGTAACAAGTAATCAGTAAGATTAAGAGTAGCCTATTGTAATAGTTTATGAGCGCTACGAACAGAAAATTCACCGGATAATTCTCCCTTCCAAACTTGGATGTCATCGTGCTCAGTCTCGACTAACGGCATCTGTAAAATTTTCTGGGCTGATTCAACTTGAAAGGTATTAATAATCAGATCCTCCCTTCATTTCCTATTTGAATTATCAATGAGATCTGAGACTAACAGTATTTCCCCAATATGTGAACTGCTTTGTCTTTCAGCTCTATCAATTCCCGGAATCCAACTATCCTCTCAAATAGAGATTTTGTCTCCCCTGCCTACTCTCCAGCACAGTCCTTGTTTGAGTAAACCTTTTGCTGCCCAAATGCTCCGCCAGGTGAGTGAAGGTAAATTTCCCAGCTCTGCCTTAAGAAAACATGATCGTGGATAATATTTAACTTTCATAACTCTGGCTAATAACGAATTTGGAAAATTAAGAAGTCGCCAACTTTGTTTTTCCAATAACAATACATTAAATTGAGCAAGATTTCTAAAACCTAATCCACCGTTTTCTTTTAAGGAACAAAGATTTTTCCACGTACACTAATGGATACCCTTTTTTCCATGTCCTTTCTGCCACCAGAACTTGGCTATAATACTCTCTATATCTTCACAAAGTGTTTTGGGTAATAAAAAACAAGCCATCGAGTAAGTCGGAATAGCCTGAAGAACAGCCTTGATAAAAACTTCCTTCCCTCCTTGTGATAACAGCCTTGTGCTCCAATTATCAATACATTTTTTGAGTTTTGTCTTTCAAATTCTGAAATGATGCTTTTTTCTTTCGACCCACCATTATAGGTCCTTAAGTACCATTCTGGTTCATTAGAGCTTCGTACCCCCAAAATATTGATAACTTGTCTCTTCTCCTCCTTCGTATTCTTGCTGAAAAAAACACTTGATTTTTCGAAATTTACCCACTGTCCTGAGCATGACTTGTATACGCGTAGAATGTTCTTGAAAAAGTTGGCTCCCCTATCTGTTGCTTCACCAAACAAAATGCAATCATCAGCAAAAAGTAAGTGAGATATCTGCTGACCATTTCTGCTAATCCTTACTCCCTTTAAAACACCTTTGGATGTTGCTAATCTCAGTAGGCTTGACAGCCCTTCGCCACATAAAAGGAGCAAAAACGGGCTAAGTGGGTCCGCTTGCCTAATTTCTCTAGTTGGGCAGAATTTATCTCCAATATGTCCATTAATAATAACTGAGAAAGAAACTGAAGTAACACACTGCATAACAAGATTTACCCATCTTTGGTCAAACCCTATCTGTAGCATAATTCTGTTCAAGAAACCCCACTCCACTCTGTCAAAAGCTTTACTCATATCAAGTTTAACAGCCATATGCCCTTTTTTCCCCAATCTCTTCTGCTTTAACTTCTGCATTATTTCATAAGCTAGTAACGCATTATCTGAGATTAGCCTCCCTGGCACAGAAGCACTTTGCGCCTCATCAACACATTTTCCAATAACTCCACTCAGTCGATTTGCAATAACCATTGCAATGATTTTATAGAGAACATTACATAGGCTAATTGGCTTAAATTGGGACATATGAGATGGACTAGAAATTTTTGGGATACGGACTATATTTGTGGAATTGACTGGACTTACCTCCTAAACGCCATTTCAGATCTGTAAGCAAAAAGTGGTAATGTCATCCCTAACAATTTTCTAACACTTTTGATAAAAGAGGGCTGGGATTCCATCTTCTCCTGGTGCCTTCGTTAGTCCCATGGCAAAAACTGCTTCCATAACTTCCTCTTTGGTGTATACTGCTGTCAACATTTGATTATCTTCCTCATAAATGCATGGTTTAACTCCTAATGTGGTCGCACTCCCCTATTCCTTCTGTTGAAAACAGCTTACTGAAATATGACCGTGCTATACCTTCCATGTCTTGCAATTCCCCCATTTCTCTACCATCTTCATTTTGTAGTCTACGAATGAGATTCTTGCTCCTTTGTGATGCTCGACCATGAGAAAAAGATGTGTTCCTATCCCCATACCTTATCCAATCAATTCGGGCCCTTTGCTCCCAGTAGCATTATTCTTTTTCAAGCTCaaagtttaaattaatttttgtatcaaTCAATTCCTCCAAAGTCTTATCATTTCTTTCTTCCTCAGCCTGCTCCGTTAGTTTTCTCATGAGAATCTGTTTTgtcttctttctttcattttggaTTTGCTTAGCCCACCTTTGTAATCCATTTTTCAAAAAGTCTAGTTTCTGAATCAGCTCTCCTGTTGCGTTTTCCCACAAACTCCTTACTTCATCTTCAAAAGACTCTTCTAGGGACCACCACGCTTCAAACTTAAAACTGTAGCTCTTTCTTTCATCATACCTCTTTATGTTAATAAGGAGTGGACAATGATCTGACATCGAATGCACTAAATGTTGAACTCTTACTGTTTGGAACAAATTAATCCATGCCGCGTTTGCAACTCCTCTATCCAATCTTTCTCGAATGTTAGTCTCCGGCAAATTTCCTCTTTCCCAAGTAAACTAGCTACCTTCATAGCCAACATCATACAATTGAAATTCCTCAAGTACTCTTCAGAATAATTCCATTCTTCTCTCATCTCTAGAAAATCCTCCTGTCTTCTCAACTCCATACATGATTTCATTGAAGTCACCCACAACAAACTTAAAGAGCCATAGTAGTAGCTAGGCTTTTCAGTACGGCCCATGATTTGCTCCGATCCTGTgtataaggggatccatagaagCCTGTAAATCTCCACTTACATCCTTTCTCTTTATCATTAATGAGTACATCAATGTCTTTTTGAGAAACTGCTCAATGATTTATCAACCTCATTTCTCCATGCTAAGCGCAACCCTCCTATCGtattttctgaatcaacttcAATACCATTTGTATACCCACATCTTCTACGAACTCGTTCTGTCTGCTGTCTGCCTAACtttgtctccataaagaagaccaTTTGGGGATTATGTAACCTCAGCATTTGCCGAAGCCTTCTGACCGTCCGTAGTCTCCCCAAGCCACAGACGCTCCAGCTTAAGATTTTCATTGTGACCGGTCGGCTTGCCTCTTGGCAGCCGTCGATGATAAAAGGTTGAGATCCATTAATCTCCTATTTCTTGTACTAGTATTGTCTCTCTCTACATTACTAGAAAGATCTTCCATCTCCCCCTATTTCGTTTTTTCCCCTCCTCACCCACTAAGGTCTCATCGTCTAAATCATGCTCCATTACCATATTTATCAAACTCGAGCCATATTTGCTCTTTCGCCATTGTGCAGACTGTACCCCTTCCTCAATACTGAACCCCAAAATTGGGTCAATAATCTTTCCCCCTCTTGTTTTTGAACTTCCTTCCCTATGTCCTGATTAATCAGATCGATTCTCCCCTATCTTCCAATCCCTTTCCCTTCTTCATCTTCTCGCAGCCATATACTATTCATAGAGAGAGCTCTTCGAGATTGCGCTCGCAAAGATAAATCCCAGCCCAACTCTTCTGTATCTGCCCCTGCCATCATTTTTATCTCACAGAAGGAATTATTATACCCCAATCTTCCGCAATAGAAGAAGAAAAGTGATAGCCTTTCATACTTAAACATGACATATGACCTAATCCCATTACATAAAACCTGCTTCTTCCTTTTCAAAGGCTTCCAGACGTCAAGCTGAACTCTTACCCTCATATAGTTACGATTTTCCTTTCCTAGATTTGAAGTGTCATATTCCAGGAAAGCACCTAAAAAATTGCCCAGTTGGACTGCTAGCTTTTCAGAAAATAATCCAATAGGAACATGATGAATTAGGACCCAAAAAGGAGTAAAAATTAACGATACTTTCAGTGGGTCTTCGCCTCTCCCCAGCTTATTCAATAGTAGCAGATGGTTATTAAATGTCCATGGTAAACCTTTTAGGACCCTTTCCATATCCATATTATGATAAAATTGAAATAGATACCTTTTGTCTCCCAGGTCTCGAATTTGGACCCCATAAACAGGATGCCATAGATTTGCCATAGTGCTTTTCATGGCTGGAAAATGAATTACACTTGCTGTTAAAAAATAACCCACAAGCTGGAACTCCCCCACTGCACTTTGATTACCCGGATCTGCTTGAATCTGTAATATTTCTTCTTATTCCTCATTTATTGATAATTGTGCTAATTCATTCTCCATTATTGCAGGTCGCTTACTAGACTAACACAGACACCCCTGTTACAAAACTCACAGAAGCAGCATAAACGAAGAAATCAAAATTGGCgacacaaaaacataaaaacgaataaagaaaaacaaaatcgtGCCAGGCGGCGGCAGACCTAAAACGTGCTAGGGTAGCAGACTCATCATGATTGGATTGTTTCTTACTTACATAGTGATGTGTttgtttataatataaattagggtTAATTACACCAATGTCCCCAAACCGTGGTCTAGATTCTAAAATGctcatcaaacttaaaaatattttaattaaatcctcAAAATACAATATGATGTAAAACATGTTTAAAAgagtcaaattttaaatatatatatatatataagtcaagCTAATATTTAATACTTAAATAGATAGTTAATTGATACAATATTAATATTGGAAgatacaattaaaatattttgaggtTTTCAAATCAATTTAACATATGAATCATAAGTTTTAGGCATAGTGAATTTAatacccttttaaaattttatatctttaCATATTTCAATCTCTCttttaaaaaaaggttaaatgTTATTGTTTTCATATCTAGATCGATTGAGATATTAATCTGAATCCCATTAActtgtaaatttttaataatttatttagataAACCGGTGCAACTTCCTTCCACAATAGCATCCTAACTACGAAGAACGTTATCAGTGACGACAGAGATAGACAAAGACAAAAAACAGAAGTCAAACTAGCGAGTTAAAACCAGCCCACCAACAAAGAAAGATGACTGGGCCGCCCACTTTCCCTTacattttgataatataatatattatacgCCACCTTTGACTGCCTAATTGCGTTGTCCCCCCACTCTCCCTTCTCTTTATTACTAGTCCAGAGAACCCACCAACTGAACTGTCATTCGTGATGGAGGAAACACAGCCCGTGCCACGAGTAGGTGTAGTGCTGTTCGTGTTGAAGGGGAAATCGGTCCTCCTGGGTCGCCGCCGCGCCTCAATCGGTGAATCCACCTTTGCTCTCCCCGGCGGCCACCTCGAGTTTGGTccgtctctctctctctctctctctcacctCACATCTCTACTTGTTTCGctttcattaattaaaaaaaaagggcaaAATAATTGTTGGCAGGTGAGAGCTTCGAAGAGTGCGGAGCCAGAGAGTTGATGGAGGAGACGGGCTTGGAAATGGGGAAAGCAGACTTCTTAACAGTGACCAATAAAGTCTTCCTGGACAAATCCAAACACTGCCATTACGTCATCGTCTTTCTCCGTGCAGTGCTGGCGGACCCTAATCAAGTTCCACAAAACCCGGAGCCAGACAAGTGCGACGGCTGGGATTGGTATGACTGGGATAATCTGCCCCAACCTCTGTTTTCGACGCTTGACGAAATGGTACGAAGTGGCTTCAACCCCTTTCCCTCCACTTGACAGCTGCTGAATGAATACGTTTTCTTTTCTTATATATTGCTTGCGTATAATTGATCCATGGGTTACTTTAATTTCATCATGATGTATTCAGTGACCAATGTTGTTTGTAATATGAATCTTAGATGGTGAACTTTTATGGTTTATATTATGTAGCTAAGTGATTTCAAGAGTCAAATTTGCATGGATTTTTGGTTCTTGTTATCTGGATTTTAAGATATATGCAAGGTAGTGGAGTTTTAATGTATTTAACAAATGCAAACTAGTAGCTTCcctttaattaagaaaaaatagaTCTTTCTGAAGGGAAAGGTGTACCGCTAGGTGGAATTGTAAGGAGGTTGATATTTTTAAGCAAGATTTGGGATTCAAATATGGTGGACGAAGAAAATAATACTGAGAGCGCTTTACTCTCTATTTAGTGGTCTGACTTGGCTCGACTCTGAATTTAGTCGAAACACAATATGACTATTGGATACCAGACAAAAAAGAGTAAAATTGAAAACCCCTCGTAAATTTCATGAATGCTGAGATGCTAAGTTGTTATTATATATGGGCAGAATCAGCAACTTATGCTAATTCTCACTTTGCTCCTCCTGCAATGAAGCAAATGTCCTCGTTACCTTTGCTTCAGAAACTCATTTTCCCAGCCGTTGGAAATGTTTCGAGTCTTCATTTTTCCTAGAAGTATCTGTTTCCAATATAACCCTTCAAAGACCATTTCAATACATGATAAAACCTAAACAATGAAATGAACATATTTTGTGGGGATACATACTCGGTACTAACACTTGAATCCAAGTATTCTACAAACCCTTACATTTTGATTGTTGTTGATTGCTGTTTGTTATGCTTCACCACTTAATATTGTGCTCTTCTCTTGCTGgtttctttctattttatttgttcATCTAATTGTTTCCATTTATTAATAAATAGACGCATGGATTGGAAAAATTTACTTACTGTTGCCCTTGGACTTGCTGTTCTGCACATCTCAGGGAGGGCTAGCAGTCCCTTTTAACTTAACCAAGAGGAGTGAGCCATAGAAACATGCATTGCATAtgcatttgcatttgcatttgcgTACCAAAATTAAATTAGTGCCCATCACCTAAAATCCTCATCGTTTGGCCCAATTTCCACCCCAAAGCTAAGCTACAATTGAGGTAAGGTgaagggccagttcttcattgtttaaaaaaaatacttctgactccaaaagcacttttgaaagaaAAACTGTGCAGAACAAGttgcttttggctgaaatttcTAACTTTTcagaagtgtttttgaaaagcacttttgaaaaggAGCTGAAAAGgagaagttaaaaattttagcttttcttctcccaaaagtacttttggtgcttaattactttttcacccctccaataaaataatatttttcttttttctcttatgCTTAATtacaattatgttaaaatcattaattaaaaataaaaaaatattttttaaaatattaattacaaatatttaatggttatatttaaatatttaaaatatagtttatatattctaattaaattttataaataattaatatttattaattaaaaatatttacaatttatattttatatattaaaatattaacaagttataataatttttttatattattactaaaatataataatattaactaatttaaatatgatttaactacatatttgttacttgataataacatgtctaaaatggatattttatttctaaaatggaccttttatttatcaaaagtactttttgatagCAAtgttaaacactcaaattttaaacaaaacttttcaaaagcacttttcaaaatcACTTTTCCAAAGtacaaaagcacttttcaaaatcACTTTTCCAAAGTACAAAAATATATGGCCCGAAGTGTAATTCTACATATCTATGGCATCATCCATCAATGAGTGCATTGGAAGAACCAAATTACCACATGATTTGTTCTTCAACACAAAGCAATTAATCCTTTTACACTAACCAACCTCATTAGCTGAAATTTGCTTTCTATGTTGTGCTGTGCTGTGCCGTGCCGTTGCAGCTACTCATATGTTCCCTtgaaatatacatacatatataatcatgaaaaaatatatatctaaaaCCCTAATGTTGATATCAGTTATTGTCTTGGGATTATTATAATACTATTGTCCCTAATTTACTAATATACATTTAATTACAAGCACAATctcacacatatatcatcaatatatatgatctaaaagctAGCAATTAAGGATTACCAAATATAATCAGATGAaagaaaagaataataaaataaagtccaTATAGTAACCTGTTTTTATTTCCTTCTTTGATctgaaataatatatatgatcATCATTCATTCATCAATGATGCAATGGGTTCGGACCAGTTGGTACGAGGCGCTTTTCGACGCCGTAGCGCGGATCAACCTCATTATCGGCCGGCTTGGTTTGTTTCTTGCCTTGATCTGGTGCTTGATCTCGATGCTTCTGAAACGGAGTGAAGTCAAATTTGGCAGCAGCAACAGCTTTTCTAATGATGAAAGGATTACGGTGAGAAGAAAGCAAGGAAAAGGTTGTGGGGTTGGGTTGTTTGCCACTGGTATTGGTATTGAAATTGAAGTTGAGAATGTTTTGGAATTCATGAAGCCATAACAAGAGAAGAGAGAGCCAAAGAATGGTGAAGATGAGCATGTGGGATACTTTCCAAGCCATGCATGGAGAATTTTGAGGTAGCACAAGGGCCTGAAGGGGAAGCATGCATGGAGCAAAAAGTACGGAAAACCCCAAGGAAGAGATTTTAATTGTACATGTATCGGCCAAAATATAGTGAATGGGAATGGGAATGGGAAGTGGAAGCTGGAGGAAATGAAGGTTGAAAAACTGTGGATTTGGTATTTGAATTCTAATTTATTGGACAAGATACAAGGGAGATTGGAGAGGGAGGGGGAAACACCCTTTCCCAATGAAAGTTTTCTTAGAAATCAAGGGAAAAAAAGGgtcattaattaattattagtaaAAGATTGTCAAACCTTGAATGATATCAAGTTTGATAATGGTTATTATTACAAGATCTTTGAGGCAAAGGAgttaataatgaataaaatgacatatttatttattatcagcAAGATGGTGTAGtggtaaaatatattatattattaacagataattcaattttaaatcttAGAGATAAAGTTGTTGAAATCGAATTAGATTGGTTGAATCACGAATATGTATGCATCATTTTGAATCAGGATAAAAAAATCGATTGAGCCAACGGTTGAAttggattttataatttttatgaattttaataatttatttaattgagacCAAACTAATCAATCGGATTAAGAATTGATGACTCCTAATCTAAGTTTAAAAACATTATTTAGAGATAATATTgttgaaagtttaaaaaggatgtttttatattaaattcCATTAAGAGTAGAATGGACATGAAGGGTATATTGAATTATtgatttgttttgaaattcaTGATGGATGCTGATGCTGTTTTGAGTGAATGGCAACTAATGAAAAGGGTGGGGATTGTGCAATCCACATTTTCTACGGACAAAGCAATGTATTAAACAGTTTCAGCAACGAATACCAAAAAAGACAGAATTGGCTTATTTAAACAAGTTACTTTTCTTCTTACATTCATTTGATTTTGAGTTTATTGAATCCTTAAacttcaaataattttaattacattCTTAAACTATCAATTAGATTTAATTTATAAATGACACTTCAGAtcttatgttatataatttaaaatgaaaaatttagaaaaaaatatggtaaaaataaatgtttcaaggtttttgaaacttttataaaAGCTTTATTGTTTAccttctttttttagtttttacttttcaaatttatgCGACAATGttatatttctttaaatttttcatattaaaCTTACCTGCATAAGATTTGATATATCTTTTAACTAAAGAAAGGACCTAATTAATGTCACATTGATAGTTCAAGATGTAATTAAAACATTTTGAAGTTTGAgaaaccaatttaaaattaaaatcatattttagggATGTTTATGCGATTAactcatattttttaaataaagaataaaaatatatatcatatttaatgtaaataatatttaaaataaataataatttatgaatAGAAAATGTTGGAATCATAATTTTTTGGGCCAATAGTATAGTATTATAAAAAAGTATCTTTGTACAATGTTTCAAAGATGAACATATTATAGTACTGTATGTTATAAATCTTTAGTATTTTGATTATTGCAACACTGATATAAACTAGCCTTTGGTATTGCATGCATTGCACGTGAATGtacacatttatatttttattatttttgtacaatattaaatatgtatgtttgtacAATGTTTAAAAGATAGACATGTTGCACATCTATACTTTTCATCTAtataaaattgattgaaaataacATAAGAAAAGTGCTTGGCAAAAGGGGCTAAGGGATTGGGCACTTCTTCAAGCGTTGCAATAAGTAGAATAAAACAGGGGACATAAAGATTGTTTACGTAGTTCGGTTTTCGTACATTTGCGGAGTTTAgctcaataaaaatatattcgggaccacaaatccgatgaggaaaaatttatttttactatatttttatggcctacaatttcatggaaagatttcgtgaaattttttttaataaattttgacatttgggcactcaatttagtcaaaaggactaaattgtaaaaagtgcaaaagttgagttttatatgttaaaggtatttaattgttatggaactataaattaggggtccttatatggtaattagacaattagttagtgatggacaaaaatggacatgagataagtgaaataggatttttttaagtaagggcattttagtcatttagtaaataaatataattaaaagggaaaaagatgtaaaaattgtgTTCATCATCCTTTCTTGCTAGGGGTGAGTagtcgatcgaatcgaatcgaaaattttcgagttaattgagttttcgaatctcattttatcatcctaactttatttgaagttttctcgaatcgagtcgagtgagatggaattcgaatcgaatcgaatcgaatatatttgttcgagttaaattttaaaaaataattttgggtccttgtaaccattgtcacccatcgtaataaaatttgaccaccttaatcaaattttttattaactttcatcacctcataatttatttattaattttttatatactggttagcttctttgcttgcttagttgtttcaattatcttcagattcttatCATTATgttttttggaattaaaaaatatattaaatgtaaaaacatgattttttaataaaagttattttaaaaataaaatgtgaaattgataccaatataaaattttaacatgaatattttatggcataattaataattcaattttaatataaatattcaatatgactaaacaattcaataatataaataatataaaatgtgaaatttaatttaataatataaatagtagatataaataaaattattactatttatgcttaatgattttt
This region includes:
- the LOC107920002 gene encoding nudix hydrolase 1 gives rise to the protein MEETQPVPRVGVVLFVLKGKSVLLGRRRASIGESTFALPGGHLEFGESFEECGARELMEETGLEMGKADFLTVTNKVFLDKSKHCHYVIVFLRAVLADPNQVPQNPEPDKCDGWDWYDWDNLPQPLFSTLDEMVRSGFNPFPST
- the LOC121225785 gene encoding CLAVATA3/ESR (CLE)-related protein 13 is translated as MLPLQALVLPQNSPCMAWKVSHMLIFTILWLSLLLLWLHEFQNILNFNFNTNTSGKQPNPTTFSLLSSHRNPFIIRKAVAAAKFDFTPFQKHRDQAPDQGKKQTKPADNEVDPRYGVEKRLVPTGPNPLHH